The Candidatus Thermoplasmatota archaeon genome has a window encoding:
- a CDS encoding fumarylacetoacetate hydrolase family protein: MPFTLRRTDGATLVAGKIVAIGKNYAAHAREMGGEAPAEPMWFLKPRSALVHSGGAVEIPPGIGSVHHEVELAAIVGRDVPRGSDAGTALAALWGYALFLDMTARDLQAAAKKAGNPWSLSKGIDTFAPIGEAVPPGAIDPGSLDLTLAVNGAVRQRGNTRDMAHPVGALLASVLRHVTLEAGDILATGTPEGVGPVSPGDRLEARAPGLPPLDARVVARAA, from the coding sequence ATGCCCTTCACGCTGCGCCGGACGGACGGCGCGACGCTCGTCGCAGGCAAGATCGTCGCGATCGGCAAGAACTACGCGGCGCACGCGCGCGAGATGGGGGGCGAGGCGCCCGCGGAGCCGATGTGGTTCCTGAAGCCGCGAAGCGCGCTCGTCCACTCCGGCGGGGCGGTGGAGATTCCCCCCGGCATCGGAAGCGTGCACCACGAGGTCGAGCTGGCGGCGATCGTCGGTCGCGACGTCCCGCGCGGGTCCGACGCGGGGACGGCGCTCGCGGCCCTCTGGGGTTACGCGCTCTTCCTCGACATGACGGCGCGCGACCTGCAGGCCGCCGCGAAGAAGGCCGGGAATCCTTGGTCGCTTTCGAAGGGCATCGACACGTTCGCTCCGATCGGGGAGGCCGTTCCCCCGGGGGCGATCGACCCGGGCTCGCTCGACCTCACGCTCGCCGTGAACGGCGCCGTGCGCCAGCGCGGCAACACGCGCGACATGGCGCACCCGGTCGGCGCGCTCCTCGCGTCCGTCCTGAGGCACGTCACCCTGGAAGCGGGCGACATCCTCGCGACGGGAACCCCCGAGGGGGTCGGGCCCGTTTCTCCCGGGGATCGCCTCGAAGCGCGCGCGCCGGGCCTTCCGCCCCTGGACGCGCGCGTCGTGGCCCGCGCCGCGTGA
- a CDS encoding MBL fold metallo-hydrolase, which yields MRVTVLGNSGRLLLPLGAGASYLLEAAGRRVLLDATNGTHFRLAGSRLDAVVMTHLHLDAFADMLPVLASLDRPTPFFVPAGAERHIRDIFDRRAMDPKAIALAEMRPASAGSEAWVGDLRLRFAKARHGCIAVALRADADGAALAYLADTGARPGLVDLARGADLVVAHTLLLDREAGKEVATTNMTAGQAGRLAREAGARRLALAHVPFYLRREDSLLEAKGHFGGEAFVLEDGRAYDVRAE from the coding sequence GTGCGCGTCACGGTTCTTGGAAACTCCGGCCGGCTCCTCCTGCCCCTCGGGGCGGGCGCGAGCTACCTCCTCGAGGCCGCGGGCCGCCGCGTCCTTCTCGACGCGACGAACGGGACGCACTTTCGCCTCGCGGGTTCGCGTCTCGACGCGGTCGTCATGACGCATCTGCACCTCGACGCGTTCGCCGACATGCTGCCCGTCCTCGCGTCGCTCGACCGGCCGACGCCGTTCTTCGTGCCCGCGGGCGCCGAGCGCCACATCCGCGACATCTTCGACCGGCGCGCGATGGACCCGAAAGCGATCGCCCTCGCCGAGATGCGGCCTGCGAGCGCGGGTTCCGAAGCCTGGGTCGGCGACCTTCGCCTGCGCTTCGCGAAGGCGCGCCACGGCTGCATCGCGGTGGCGTTGCGCGCGGACGCGGACGGCGCCGCGCTCGCGTATCTCGCCGACACGGGCGCGCGCCCCGGCCTCGTCGACCTCGCGCGCGGCGCCGACCTCGTGGTCGCGCATACGCTCCTCCTCGACCGCGAGGCCGGGAAGGAGGTCGCGACGACCAACATGACCGCGGGCCAGGCCGGTCGCCTTGCGCGCGAAGCCGGCGCGCGCCGGCTCGCGCTCGCCCACGTCCCGTTCTACCTGCGCCGCGAGGATTCGCTCCTCGAGGCGAAGGGGCATTTCGGCGGCGAGGCGTTCGTGCTCGAGGACGGCCGCGCCTACGACGTTAGGGCGGAATGA
- a CDS encoding peptidylprolyl isomerase, translating to MRALAILVPLLFLAAGFAGCLQPDAPAPPKDDGKGAPAAAKGCVSSKDTNVTAKTPTWVLNTSKGVMRITLFCEDAPKTTQNIVDLTEDGYFDGTRFHRVIRGFMNQGGDPLSKDDAQQSRWGTGGPGYRITDEFTCKNGTIDARMNEPQYLQRPGETYRYQPCGGALKYKHDKPGVLSMANSGPNTGGSQFFITAAPASHLDGAHPIFGQVADPASLAVNDEINKVPTTGRPTDRPLSPVDLKKATIEWA from the coding sequence ATGCGCGCCCTTGCGATCCTTGTCCCGCTGCTCTTCCTCGCCGCCGGTTTCGCCGGCTGCCTCCAGCCCGATGCCCCCGCCCCGCCCAAGGACGACGGGAAGGGCGCCCCCGCCGCCGCGAAGGGCTGCGTCTCGTCGAAGGACACGAACGTGACGGCGAAGACCCCGACGTGGGTCCTCAACACGTCGAAGGGCGTCATGCGCATCACGCTCTTCTGCGAAGACGCACCGAAGACGACCCAGAACATCGTCGATCTCACGGAAGACGGCTATTTCGACGGCACGCGCTTCCACCGCGTCATCCGGGGCTTCATGAACCAGGGCGGCGACCCGCTTTCGAAGGACGACGCGCAGCAGAGCCGCTGGGGCACGGGCGGGCCCGGCTACCGCATCACGGACGAGTTCACCTGCAAGAACGGCACGATCGACGCGCGCATGAACGAGCCTCAGTACCTCCAGCGCCCGGGCGAGACGTACCGCTATCAGCCGTGCGGCGGCGCGCTGAAGTACAAGCACGACAAGCCCGGCGTTCTCAGCATGGCGAACTCGGGCCCGAACACGGGCGGCAGCCAGTTCTTCATCACGGCCGCCCCCGCGTCGCACCTCGACGGCGCGCATCCGATCTTCGGTCAGGTCGCGGACCCGGCAAGCCTCGCGGTGAACGACGAGATCAACAAGGTCCCGACGACGGGTCGACCCACGGACCGCCCGCTCTCGCCGGTGGATCTCAAGAAGGCCACGATCGAGTGGGCGTGA
- a CDS encoding DNA primase small subunit PriS: protein MADPEAKQAEVSPPPSGPPKGGPPPPEQIQKTVDWLQARFGAWYRANPPEMPPRYGRREFGFMWLAKTFMQRHVAFPTRADLARFLVDRTPGHCYYSTAYYKRPDAPTMKEKEWLGADLIFDLDADHLEGADKLSFEEQLGAVKTEAVKLLEDFLLPDFGFEPEDIRIVFSGGRGFHFHVSNERVWRLGASERREIVDYLEAQGFATDSLAIEATRDKDKFGNRTKSLVIPKPTEPGWRGRSTRGLLAQLARYRAMPDRDAARELQEFEGIGPKKAAAIVAELHKEDASGLSPLEIAAATGVLGHGELMKLASITELRVRGINDEMGESDEPVTADVKRLIRLPGSLHGKTGLVVTPVPIGGFRDFEPLRDAVAFGEEPVEVVVSKPETLTLGTTRFEIKPGLQELPEKAAIFMMLRRKALLPLA, encoded by the coding sequence ATGGCCGACCCGGAGGCGAAGCAGGCGGAGGTCTCGCCCCCGCCGTCCGGGCCCCCGAAGGGCGGTCCGCCGCCCCCGGAGCAGATCCAGAAGACGGTGGACTGGCTCCAGGCGCGCTTCGGCGCATGGTACCGCGCGAACCCGCCCGAGATGCCGCCGCGGTACGGTCGCCGCGAGTTCGGATTCATGTGGCTCGCGAAGACGTTCATGCAGCGGCACGTCGCGTTCCCAACGCGGGCCGACCTCGCGCGCTTCCTCGTGGACCGCACCCCGGGCCACTGCTATTACTCGACGGCCTACTACAAGCGGCCGGACGCGCCCACGATGAAGGAGAAGGAGTGGCTCGGCGCCGACCTCATCTTCGACCTGGACGCGGACCATCTCGAAGGCGCCGACAAGCTCTCGTTCGAGGAGCAGCTCGGCGCGGTGAAGACGGAGGCCGTGAAGCTTCTCGAGGATTTCCTCCTCCCGGATTTCGGTTTCGAGCCCGAGGACATCCGCATCGTGTTCTCGGGCGGTCGCGGCTTCCACTTCCACGTCTCGAACGAGCGCGTGTGGCGGCTCGGCGCGAGCGAGCGGCGCGAGATCGTGGATTATCTCGAAGCGCAGGGTTTCGCGACGGATTCCCTCGCGATCGAGGCCACGCGCGACAAGGACAAGTTCGGCAACCGAACGAAATCCCTCGTCATCCCGAAGCCCACGGAGCCGGGCTGGCGCGGGCGATCGACGCGCGGCCTCCTCGCGCAACTCGCCCGCTACCGCGCGATGCCGGATCGCGATGCAGCCCGCGAGCTGCAGGAGTTCGAGGGGATCGGCCCGAAGAAGGCGGCCGCGATCGTCGCGGAGCTGCACAAGGAGGACGCAAGCGGCCTCTCCCCGCTCGAGATCGCGGCGGCGACGGGGGTCCTCGGCCACGGGGAACTCATGAAGCTCGCTTCCATCACCGAGCTTCGCGTCAGGGGCATCAACGACGAGATGGGCGAGTCGGACGAGCCGGTGACCGCGGACGTGAAGCGCCTCATCCGCCTCCCCGGGAGCCTGCACGGCAAGACGGGCCTCGTGGTGACGCCGGTCCCGATCGGGGGTTTCCGGGACTTCGAGCCCCTCCGGGACGCCGTCGCGTTCGGCGAGGAGCCGGTGGAGGTCGTGGTCTCGAAACCCGAGACGTTGACGCTCGGGACGACGCGATTCGAGATCAAGCCGGGCCTCCAGGAGCTGCCCGAGAAGGCGGCCATCTTCATGATGCTCCGCCGCAAGGCCTTGCTGCCGCTCGCGTGA
- a CDS encoding DNA cytosine methyltransferase, whose product MATVVDVFAGAGGFSFGFAEEGFEILSAVENFRTACETYAANVPVGEVLQADVRNVDETDFPKPDVLIGGPPCEGFTVANAARRVDPLDRLYKDPAGSMTLAYIKLLKLVKPRVFVMENVPQIMEGALKDELRMLFARAGYDTIHFNDLLAEEHGTPSRRRRLFVSNVPIAPPKSSRRVPVWEAIGDLESLDVDLPNHVEVPVRGKRGRAMKDLEEGESIYHYRAADGRVHGSWTRLPKDDLAPTIKGLGRFIHPTQDRLATAREHARLMGYPDDYVFHGGKNDAYNQVGESVPPPLSQAIAREVRKALDGGQG is encoded by the coding sequence GTGGCCACGGTCGTGGACGTCTTCGCGGGCGCCGGGGGTTTCAGCTTCGGCTTCGCGGAGGAAGGGTTCGAGATCCTCTCCGCGGTCGAGAACTTCCGCACGGCCTGCGAGACGTACGCGGCGAACGTGCCCGTCGGCGAGGTCCTGCAGGCGGACGTGCGCAACGTCGACGAGACGGACTTCCCGAAGCCCGACGTGCTCATCGGCGGACCCCCGTGCGAGGGCTTTACCGTCGCGAACGCGGCGCGCCGCGTCGATCCCCTCGACCGGCTCTACAAGGATCCCGCGGGGTCGATGACGCTCGCCTACATCAAGCTCCTCAAGCTCGTCAAGCCGCGCGTCTTCGTGATGGAGAACGTGCCGCAGATCATGGAAGGCGCGCTCAAGGACGAGCTCCGGATGCTCTTCGCGCGCGCCGGCTACGACACGATCCACTTCAACGACCTCCTCGCGGAGGAGCACGGCACGCCGTCGCGCCGCCGGCGCCTCTTCGTCTCGAACGTGCCCATCGCGCCGCCGAAGTCGAGCCGCCGCGTCCCCGTCTGGGAGGCGATCGGCGACCTCGAGTCGCTCGACGTCGACCTCCCGAACCACGTCGAGGTGCCCGTGCGCGGCAAGCGCGGCCGCGCGATGAAGGACCTCGAGGAGGGCGAGAGCATCTACCATTACCGCGCCGCGGACGGTCGCGTGCACGGGTCCTGGACGCGGCTTCCGAAGGACGACCTCGCGCCCACGATCAAGGGACTCGGCCGCTTCATCCACCCGACGCAAGACCGCCTCGCGACGGCGCGCGAGCACGCGCGGCTCATGGGCTACCCCGACGACTACGTGTTCCACGGCGGCAAGAACGACGCCTACAACCAGGTGGGCGAATCCGTTCCCCCGCCGCTCTCGCAGGCCATCGCGCGCGAGGTCCGCAAGGCGCTCGACGGAGGGCAAGGCTGA